The following proteins are encoded in a genomic region of Corallococcus silvisoli:
- a CDS encoding DUF167 domain-containing protein, whose amino-acid sequence MPAPWLKALPEGVELTVLVQPRASRTKVVGEHDGQLKIQLAAPPVDGEANAALVEFIAKRLGVPRRQVTLTAGDTSRRKRLRVEGVDAAAVEAVISGGP is encoded by the coding sequence GTGCCCGCCCCCTGGCTCAAAGCGCTGCCGGAGGGAGTGGAGCTGACGGTGCTCGTCCAGCCGCGCGCGTCCCGCACGAAGGTGGTGGGCGAACATGACGGCCAGCTGAAGATTCAGCTCGCCGCGCCCCCGGTGGATGGCGAAGCGAATGCCGCCCTGGTGGAATTCATCGCCAAAAGGCTGGGTGTGCCCCGTCGGCAGGTGACACTCACCGCCGGTGACACGTCGCGCCGTAAGCGATTGAGGGTGGAGGGGGTTGATGCGGCGGCGGTCGAGGCTGTTATCTCTGGTGGACCGTGA
- a CDS encoding J domain-containing protein — MGAAVASWQTLENVTVECTHCGVMMTLQAGSRVKYYRCGSCHRWVSSTYSEVFRADAKMRTHPVKDTADADARFVEVKDRLDKWLTAVQEQCPYQTMGVSPLDSPDVVRARFHALAMERHPDRGGSAEQMRELNAAYERILKHRQRKRLEALSSGTASRVAPASVLPARSR; from the coding sequence ATGGGTGCGGCGGTCGCGAGCTGGCAGACACTGGAGAATGTCACGGTGGAGTGCACCCACTGCGGCGTGATGATGACGCTCCAGGCGGGAAGCCGGGTGAAGTACTACCGGTGCGGCTCATGCCACCGCTGGGTGTCCAGCACCTACAGCGAGGTCTTCCGCGCGGACGCGAAGATGCGCACGCACCCGGTGAAGGACACCGCGGACGCGGATGCGCGCTTCGTGGAGGTGAAGGACCGGCTGGACAAGTGGCTCACCGCCGTCCAGGAGCAGTGCCCGTACCAGACGATGGGCGTCTCGCCGCTGGATTCGCCGGACGTGGTGCGCGCGCGGTTTCACGCGCTGGCCATGGAGCGGCACCCGGACCGGGGCGGCTCCGCGGAGCAGATGCGCGAGCTGAACGCCGCCTACGAGCGCATCCTCAAGCACCGTCAGCGCAAGCGGCTGGAGGCCCTGTCCTCCGGCACCGCGTCGCGCGTGGCGCCCGCGTCCGTCCTGCCCGCGCGCAGCAGGTAG
- a CDS encoding peptidase MA family metallohydrolase has product MLRLFAFLMMLLASPGVFAQEEGPRGIHATEAVVTDAALVPHARPALVAGELRTQRFVILHTAKAAGAARALAGQIEGVRDAFGAMLGRDWPGTTEIRLGVGRDEFEALALPGGKPPGWAVALAYPGHQIILLDALSLSDAEGPTTLRHELAHVALGQLAKDWPRWFQEGVAQNLTDERYSVAHYTALFRAVTQERVFHFEDLSDDWPDVPADVEIAYAQSAAFVAYLTGKHGPHAMGLLVDGVRAGEPFEQAFGKAFHSSLLLEEQDWRNGLAARYGWLPLTTSSALLWLTASVLCVAAFVRRMRQKAARMTELAAEDAAEDAALRLLAAARAAGPVDGAEPLSPALPWPEWPGATTPAPPNPSAAPAQPEALEGAPEALESGSALPEAPEDLGAGDEEPESSSGEYELEGESPAGRPPKPTLH; this is encoded by the coding sequence ATGCTCCGCCTGTTCGCATTCCTGATGATGCTGCTGGCCTCGCCCGGGGTGTTCGCGCAGGAAGAGGGTCCGCGCGGCATCCACGCCACGGAGGCCGTCGTCACCGACGCCGCGCTCGTGCCCCACGCCCGCCCCGCGCTGGTGGCGGGTGAGCTGCGCACGCAGCGCTTCGTCATCCTCCACACAGCGAAGGCGGCGGGCGCGGCCCGGGCGCTGGCCGGGCAGATTGAAGGCGTGCGGGATGCCTTCGGCGCGATGCTCGGGCGCGACTGGCCGGGCACCACGGAGATCCGCCTGGGCGTGGGCCGGGACGAGTTCGAGGCGCTGGCGCTGCCGGGCGGCAAGCCCCCGGGCTGGGCGGTGGCGCTCGCGTACCCCGGGCATCAAATCATCCTGCTGGACGCGCTGAGCCTGAGCGACGCGGAAGGCCCCACCACGCTCCGCCACGAGCTGGCGCACGTGGCGCTGGGGCAGTTGGCGAAGGACTGGCCGCGCTGGTTCCAGGAGGGCGTGGCGCAGAACCTCACCGACGAGCGCTACTCCGTCGCCCACTACACCGCCCTCTTCCGGGCGGTGACGCAGGAGCGCGTTTTCCACTTCGAGGACCTGTCCGACGACTGGCCGGACGTGCCCGCGGACGTGGAGATCGCCTATGCGCAGAGCGCCGCCTTCGTCGCGTACCTCACCGGGAAGCATGGCCCGCATGCCATGGGGCTGCTGGTGGACGGCGTGCGCGCGGGTGAGCCCTTCGAGCAGGCCTTCGGCAAGGCGTTCCACTCGTCGCTGCTGCTGGAGGAGCAGGACTGGAGGAACGGGCTCGCGGCGCGCTACGGCTGGCTGCCGCTCACCACCAGCTCCGCGCTCCTGTGGCTCACCGCCTCCGTCCTGTGCGTGGCCGCCTTCGTGCGCCGGATGCGGCAGAAGGCCGCGCGGATGACGGAGCTGGCCGCCGAGGACGCCGCCGAGGACGCCGCGCTGCGCCTGCTCGCCGCGGCCCGCGCCGCGGGGCCGGTGGACGGCGCCGAACCCCTCTCCCCCGCCCTGCCCTGGCCGGAGTGGCCTGGCGCCACCACGCCCGCGCCGCCCAACCCCTCCGCCGCCCCCGCCCAGCCGGAAGCCCTGGAGGGCGCTCCGGAGGCGCTGGAGTCTGGTTCCGCCCTGCCAGAAGCCCCGGAGGACCTGGGCGCGGGCGACGAGGAGCCGGAGTCCTCCAGCGGCGAGTACGAGCTGGAAGGCGAGTCCCCGGCGGGCCGTCCGCCCAAGCCGACGCTCCACTGA
- a CDS encoding DivIVA domain-containing protein: protein MKITPLDIRQKRFETAMRGFARPEVGAYLELIAGEFEEVVKENIALKEELKRTQHKLETHQERERTLQETMVTAQRISEDLKDAAKKEAEIIIADAEHQAEKIVHGAHQRLVQVVEDINELKRQRTQFESQVRSVVEAHRKLLETFAAPTFADRDYARVEDNVSFLSQKKATSND, encoded by the coding sequence ATGAAGATCACCCCGCTCGACATCCGGCAGAAGCGCTTCGAGACGGCGATGCGCGGCTTCGCGCGTCCCGAAGTGGGCGCGTACCTGGAGCTGATCGCCGGCGAGTTCGAGGAGGTGGTGAAGGAGAACATCGCGCTCAAGGAGGAGCTGAAGCGCACGCAGCACAAGCTCGAAACGCACCAGGAGCGCGAGCGCACCCTCCAGGAGACGATGGTCACCGCCCAGCGCATCAGCGAGGACCTGAAGGACGCCGCGAAGAAGGAAGCGGAGATCATCATCGCGGACGCGGAGCACCAGGCGGAGAAGATCGTCCACGGCGCGCACCAGCGGCTGGTGCAGGTCGTGGAGGACATCAACGAGCTCAAGCGTCAGCGCACCCAGTTCGAATCGCAGGTGCGCTCCGTGGTGGAGGCCCACCGCAAGCTGCTGGAGACCTTCGCCGCCCCCACCTTCGCGGACCGCGACTACGCGCGCGTGGAGGACAACGTCTCCTTCCTGTCGCAGAAGAAGGCCACCTCCAACGACTAG
- a CDS encoding stage II sporulation protein M translates to MATPLPAFVARRRPDWDALQALLARQRAGRLHLEELRTLDTLYRRASADLARAQTFYPGTDAHRFLNQLCGQAYGAIYQPPRERWASTRDFFLRDFPATLRREARFVGVSAGMLVLGLLLGALVVTLEPRGAELLVPEGVRRYVAQGRMWTDDILSVAPPNAVASGIATNNLTVTLFAFASGILLGVGPIFTLVNNGVLIGAVGALCFREGMTVGFLDFIAAHGPVELSIIVIAGGAGLMVGQALIDPGELPRAQALQARGREAVKLVVGCAPFLAGIGMVEGFISPGHLFPTWAKVGLGLSLGALFWFYLLRAGRTDAGATRDAVPEDRASSRLR, encoded by the coding sequence ATGGCCACGCCCCTGCCCGCCTTCGTCGCCCGGCGCCGCCCGGACTGGGACGCGCTCCAGGCGCTGCTCGCGCGCCAGCGCGCGGGCCGCTTGCACCTGGAGGAGCTGCGAACGCTGGACACGCTCTACCGGCGCGCGTCCGCGGACCTGGCGCGGGCGCAGACGTTCTACCCGGGCACGGACGCGCACCGCTTCCTCAACCAGCTCTGCGGCCAGGCCTACGGCGCCATCTACCAGCCCCCCCGCGAGCGCTGGGCCTCCACGCGAGACTTCTTCCTTCGCGACTTCCCGGCCACCCTGCGCCGCGAGGCGCGCTTCGTGGGCGTGAGCGCGGGGATGCTGGTGCTGGGGCTGCTGCTGGGCGCGCTGGTGGTGACGCTGGAGCCGCGCGGCGCGGAGTTGCTCGTGCCGGAGGGTGTGCGGCGCTACGTGGCGCAGGGGCGCATGTGGACGGATGACATCCTGTCGGTGGCGCCGCCCAACGCGGTGGCCTCGGGCATCGCCACCAACAACCTCACCGTCACGCTGTTCGCGTTCGCGTCCGGCATCCTGTTGGGCGTGGGGCCCATCTTCACGCTCGTGAACAACGGGGTGCTCATTGGCGCGGTGGGCGCGCTGTGCTTCCGCGAGGGCATGACGGTGGGCTTCCTGGACTTCATCGCCGCGCACGGGCCGGTGGAGCTGTCCATCATCGTCATCGCGGGCGGCGCGGGCCTGATGGTGGGCCAGGCGCTCATCGACCCTGGTGAGCTGCCCCGCGCGCAGGCGCTCCAGGCGCGCGGACGCGAGGCGGTGAAGCTGGTGGTGGGCTGCGCGCCCTTCCTCGCCGGCATCGGCATGGTGGAGGGCTTCATCTCCCCGGGCCACCTCTTCCCCACCTGGGCGAAGGTGGGGCTGGGCCTGTCGCTGGGAGCGCTCTTCTGGTTCTACCTGCTGCGCGCGGGCAGGACGGACGCGGGCGCCACGCGCGACGCGGTGCCGGAGGACAGGGCCTCCAGCCGCTTGCGCTGA
- a CDS encoding FHA domain-containing protein: protein MATLVVRHPDGTEHEHEIAGELKIGRQQGNDLVLTEGGVSRQHARLYVEGNTVYVEDGGSQNGTFVDGERIEGPTALTPASQVLLGDYELKLKASARGSSGRRAAVPASGDPATLADAPVKGTRAMPSIRAKATQNGAAKPEGSALARRPARSLPAGAAAAGAGAGPMLKGMTGPWAGKSYPLNGTVLVGRAPPAAVVLDDDSVSRKHAEVERAGTVVRARDLGSANGTLLNGELLGEEFVDLQPGDVLQFGVVEMAYEASDTPVRRPGSGGAPPARRGGRGEPAANSRRKLVVVAGGVIALLAVAAVVKASVGPGAGKNPKAGPAAPLDPAQQVQELLSECRSYASNELGAPNWERAEATCEKALDQDPINVEANNLIRRIKLEKEAFDNFEAARKASELNREKDSLTLLRKIPKESEYFRRARAKARETAARFVERAKDDCKRYLANSQWSAAVPRCQDFMEVWCQKQSKEDLEPPIGQTLRLEGGLRKNEWRPKDPMFVKFLVARTKLDRNAIPWTCPVSDILAQDELGPDQASEVRAMMNSRYAPKLIQAAMMDYWTGRGSEALATLQKLRSKEDQAQYHAQVDDLIRDVSNVDQLFKTGESALTNNDPERAVAPFKEALTTDKRLMAELAETHLSFYRKNIFQDMATASYLRGKHFADREDRRRGCRIWKLGFDFYKGNTDLNRVVAFCSTQAQNALNAVGSCSDLTAVEDYAVPGDGIAEQVATKKAELKCR from the coding sequence ATGGCAACCCTGGTCGTCCGTCATCCTGACGGCACTGAGCACGAGCACGAAATCGCCGGCGAGCTGAAGATCGGCCGCCAGCAGGGCAATGACCTCGTCCTCACGGAAGGGGGCGTGTCGCGGCAGCACGCGCGCCTCTACGTGGAGGGCAACACCGTCTATGTCGAGGACGGGGGGAGCCAGAACGGCACCTTCGTGGACGGCGAGCGCATCGAGGGGCCCACGGCGCTGACGCCGGCCTCGCAGGTGCTGCTGGGCGACTACGAGCTGAAGCTCAAGGCGAGCGCCCGGGGCAGCAGCGGCCGTCGCGCGGCGGTCCCCGCGTCCGGCGACCCCGCGACGCTCGCGGACGCGCCCGTGAAGGGCACCCGCGCCATGCCCAGCATCCGGGCCAAGGCCACCCAGAACGGGGCGGCGAAGCCCGAGGGTTCGGCCCTGGCGAGGCGGCCGGCGCGGTCGCTGCCCGCCGGCGCGGCGGCGGCGGGCGCGGGCGCGGGTCCCATGCTCAAGGGCATGACGGGGCCGTGGGCGGGCAAGTCGTATCCGCTGAACGGCACGGTGCTGGTGGGCCGGGCGCCGCCAGCGGCGGTCGTCCTGGATGACGACTCGGTGAGCCGCAAGCACGCGGAGGTGGAGCGCGCGGGCACCGTCGTGCGGGCGCGCGACCTGGGCAGTGCCAACGGCACCCTGCTCAACGGCGAGCTGCTGGGCGAGGAGTTCGTCGACCTGCAGCCCGGCGATGTCCTCCAGTTCGGCGTGGTGGAGATGGCCTACGAGGCGTCCGACACGCCCGTGCGGCGTCCGGGGTCGGGCGGGGCGCCCCCGGCGCGGCGTGGCGGCCGGGGTGAGCCCGCGGCCAACAGCCGACGCAAGCTGGTGGTGGTCGCCGGGGGCGTGATCGCGCTCCTGGCGGTGGCGGCGGTGGTGAAGGCGTCCGTGGGGCCGGGCGCGGGCAAGAACCCGAAGGCCGGGCCGGCCGCGCCGTTGGATCCCGCGCAGCAGGTGCAGGAGTTGCTCAGCGAGTGCCGCTCCTATGCCTCCAACGAACTGGGAGCGCCCAACTGGGAGCGGGCCGAGGCCACCTGTGAGAAGGCGCTGGATCAGGATCCCATCAACGTCGAGGCGAACAACCTCATCCGGCGCATCAAGCTGGAGAAGGAGGCCTTCGACAACTTCGAGGCCGCGAGGAAGGCCAGCGAGCTCAACCGCGAGAAGGACAGCCTGACGCTGCTGCGCAAGATTCCGAAGGAGAGCGAGTACTTCCGCCGCGCCCGCGCGAAGGCGCGCGAGACGGCGGCGCGCTTCGTGGAGCGCGCGAAGGATGACTGCAAGCGCTACCTGGCCAACTCGCAGTGGAGCGCCGCGGTGCCGCGCTGCCAGGACTTCATGGAGGTGTGGTGCCAGAAGCAGAGCAAGGAGGACCTGGAGCCGCCCATCGGTCAGACGCTCCGCCTGGAGGGCGGCCTGCGCAAGAACGAGTGGCGCCCGAAGGACCCCATGTTCGTGAAGTTCCTGGTGGCCCGCACGAAGCTGGACCGCAACGCGATACCCTGGACGTGCCCGGTGTCCGACATCCTGGCGCAGGACGAGCTGGGGCCGGACCAGGCCAGCGAGGTGCGCGCGATGATGAACTCGCGCTACGCCCCGAAGCTGATCCAGGCGGCGATGATGGACTACTGGACCGGCCGCGGCAGCGAGGCGCTGGCGACGCTCCAGAAGCTGCGCTCCAAGGAGGACCAGGCGCAGTACCACGCCCAGGTGGACGACCTCATCCGGGACGTGTCCAACGTGGATCAGCTCTTCAAGACGGGCGAGAGCGCGCTCACCAACAACGACCCCGAGCGCGCCGTGGCGCCGTTCAAGGAAGCGCTGACGACGGACAAGCGCCTGATGGCGGAGCTGGCGGAGACGCACCTGTCGTTCTACCGGAAGAACATCTTCCAGGACATGGCGACCGCGTCGTACCTGCGCGGCAAGCACTTCGCCGACCGCGAGGACCGGCGCCGGGGCTGCCGCATCTGGAAGCTGGGCTTCGACTTCTACAAGGGCAACACGGACCTGAACCGCGTGGTGGCCTTCTGCTCGACGCAGGCGCAGAACGCGCTGAACGCGGTGGGCAGCTGCTCGGACCTGACGGCGGTGGAGGACTACGCCGTGCCGGGTGACGGCATCGCGGAGCAGGTCGCGACGAAGAAGGCGGAGCTGAAGTGCCGGTGA
- the polA gene encoding DNA polymerase I: protein MADTSPPRSERRLALFDASGFIFRAYHAIPPLTTSKGVPTNAVLGFTRMVLKALQDLKPTHVALAFDKSGRVERQKIDPTYKANRKAPPEDLTPQFPLIRKVGDVLNLPSLDAEGWEADDVIGTLALQAKAAGFQVLVVTSDKDFMQIVDEDITLFDPAKNKRIAIADVQEKLGILPMQVRDFLALVGDAVDNVAKVPGVGDKTAVELLHQFGDVETLLSRLEEVKKPKIRAALESHRDSLVRAKQLVTFNTTLPLGVKLEDLIRRAPDATRARDLFTELEFFALLRDLPAEEAPRPEVAPLNLTTTLITTEEELRSLADAAKAAGALTLVPAFEGMPFAAPLVGLGAALPDGTTRYVPLRHQQLGATQVPVAAFTAVMKDVLADAAVKKGGHDLKALTLVLANEGLSLGGAHDDVELLSYLLNPSRREHALADLARERLRSELPALPASVEGKKGRALADHGPEEVAAAYAVRADAARRLAPELWRELELGGLAELARTLELPLLPVLARMEREGVKLDVAELARTSEHVDVEVKAKEAECHQAAGHVFNLGSNPQLAQVLYEEQKLPILKRGKTGPSTDQEVLEKLAEEHGSVLARALIEYRGLSKLKSTYLDTLPTLVAKDGRIHTTYHQAATATGRLSSSDPNLQNIPIRTELGREIRRAFVADAGHQLVSADYSQIELRLLAHIAEDPVLIDAFRNDEDIHSRTAAEIFGVEPKAVDREQRRVAKMVNFGIAYGLSAHGLSTRLGISQESARDVIERYFTRYAGIRQYLEDTVEKARKVGFVETLDGRRRLMGDLLSKNRGVAQAAERAAINMPIQGTAADLMKKAMLAVDAALRQEKLQARVLLQVHDELLFEAPDAEVETVKALAVKCMAAVAQLKVPLKVDVGSGRSWADAH, encoded by the coding sequence ATGGCCGACACCAGCCCCCCGCGCTCCGAGCGCCGCCTGGCGCTCTTCGACGCCTCTGGCTTCATCTTCCGCGCCTACCACGCCATCCCCCCGCTCACGACGAGCAAGGGGGTGCCCACCAACGCGGTGCTGGGCTTCACCCGCATGGTGCTCAAGGCCCTGCAGGACCTGAAGCCCACCCACGTGGCGCTCGCGTTCGACAAGTCGGGCCGCGTGGAGCGTCAGAAGATCGACCCCACGTACAAGGCGAACCGCAAGGCGCCACCCGAGGATTTGACGCCCCAGTTCCCGCTCATCCGCAAGGTGGGGGACGTGCTCAACCTGCCCTCGCTGGACGCGGAGGGCTGGGAGGCGGACGACGTCATCGGCACGCTGGCGCTCCAGGCCAAGGCGGCGGGCTTCCAGGTCCTGGTCGTCACCAGCGACAAGGACTTCATGCAGATCGTCGACGAGGACATCACCCTCTTCGACCCCGCGAAGAACAAGCGCATCGCCATCGCGGACGTGCAGGAGAAGCTGGGCATCCTGCCCATGCAGGTGCGCGACTTCCTGGCCCTGGTGGGCGACGCGGTGGACAACGTCGCCAAGGTCCCAGGCGTGGGCGACAAGACGGCGGTGGAGTTGCTCCACCAGTTCGGTGACGTGGAGACGCTGCTGTCGCGGCTGGAGGAAGTGAAGAAGCCGAAGATCCGCGCGGCCCTGGAGTCCCACCGCGACAGCCTGGTGCGCGCCAAGCAACTGGTCACCTTCAACACCACGCTGCCCCTGGGCGTGAAGCTGGAGGACCTCATCCGCCGCGCCCCGGACGCCACGCGCGCGCGCGACCTGTTCACGGAGCTGGAGTTCTTCGCGCTCCTGCGCGACCTGCCGGCGGAGGAGGCCCCGCGGCCGGAGGTGGCGCCGCTGAACCTCACCACCACGCTGATCACCACGGAGGAGGAGCTGCGCTCCCTGGCGGACGCGGCGAAGGCCGCCGGGGCCCTCACGCTGGTGCCTGCCTTCGAGGGCATGCCCTTCGCGGCGCCGCTGGTGGGCCTGGGCGCGGCGCTGCCCGACGGCACCACGCGCTACGTGCCGCTGCGGCACCAGCAGCTGGGCGCCACCCAGGTGCCGGTGGCGGCCTTCACCGCGGTGATGAAGGACGTGCTGGCGGACGCGGCGGTGAAGAAGGGCGGGCACGACCTCAAGGCGCTCACGCTGGTGCTGGCCAACGAGGGGCTGTCGCTGGGGGGCGCGCACGACGACGTGGAGCTCCTGAGCTACCTGCTCAACCCTTCGCGCCGGGAGCACGCCCTGGCGGACCTGGCGCGCGAGCGGCTGCGTTCGGAGCTGCCCGCGCTGCCCGCGTCGGTGGAGGGCAAGAAGGGCCGGGCGCTGGCGGACCACGGGCCGGAGGAGGTGGCCGCGGCGTACGCGGTGCGCGCGGACGCGGCGCGCAGGCTGGCGCCTGAGCTGTGGCGCGAGCTGGAGCTGGGCGGGCTGGCGGAGCTGGCGCGCACGCTGGAGCTGCCGCTGTTGCCCGTGCTGGCGCGGATGGAGCGCGAGGGCGTGAAGCTGGACGTGGCGGAGCTCGCGCGCACCTCCGAGCACGTGGACGTGGAGGTGAAGGCGAAGGAGGCCGAGTGCCACCAGGCCGCGGGCCACGTCTTCAACCTGGGCTCCAACCCGCAGCTGGCGCAGGTGCTGTACGAGGAGCAGAAGCTGCCCATCCTCAAGCGCGGCAAGACGGGCCCCTCCACGGACCAGGAGGTGCTGGAGAAGCTGGCGGAGGAGCACGGCAGCGTGCTCGCGCGGGCGCTCATCGAGTACCGCGGGCTGTCCAAGCTCAAGAGCACCTACCTGGACACGCTGCCCACGCTGGTGGCGAAGGACGGGCGCATCCACACCACGTACCACCAGGCGGCCACCGCCACCGGGCGGCTGTCCTCGTCCGACCCGAACCTCCAGAACATCCCCATCCGCACCGAGCTGGGCCGGGAGATCCGCCGCGCCTTCGTGGCGGACGCGGGGCACCAACTGGTGAGCGCGGACTACTCGCAGATCGAGCTGCGGCTGCTGGCCCACATCGCGGAGGATCCGGTCCTCATCGACGCGTTCCGCAACGACGAGGACATCCACAGCCGCACGGCGGCGGAGATCTTCGGCGTGGAGCCCAAGGCCGTGGACCGCGAGCAGCGCCGCGTGGCGAAGATGGTGAACTTTGGCATCGCGTACGGCCTGTCCGCGCACGGCCTGTCCACGCGCCTGGGGATTTCACAGGAGAGCGCGCGCGACGTCATCGAGCGGTACTTCACCCGGTACGCGGGCATCCGTCAGTACCTGGAGGACACCGTGGAGAAGGCGCGCAAGGTGGGCTTCGTGGAGACGCTCGATGGCCGCCGCCGCCTGATGGGCGACCTGCTCTCCAAGAACCGGGGCGTGGCGCAGGCCGCGGAGCGGGCCGCCATCAACATGCCCATCCAGGGCACCGCCGCGGACCTGATGAAGAAGGCGATGCTGGCCGTGGACGCCGCGCTCCGGCAGGAGAAGCTCCAGGCGCGCGTGCTGCTCCAGGTGCACGACGAACTGCTCTTCGAGGCGCCGGACGCGGAGGTGGAGACGGTGAAGGCCCTGGCCGTGAAGTGCATGGCCGCCGTCGCCCAACTGAAGGTGCCGCTGAAGGTGGACGTGGGCTCGGGCCGGAGCTGGGCGGACGCGCACTGA
- a CDS encoding HEAT repeat domain-containing protein, with translation MRPLLAAALLLTAAAHAQAPSAPARAASPKAAPEKAAPEKAARPPTEAPSPDAALLRGLLWAAEPAPEEIRTLAIEDLALLGDARALDPLAAYIWDPNPRIQQAALRAVALFQHRRAEEILGNVVRHPRLPDALKIQALGGLLYQRTATARRVVQDVAADSRLGYAVQNAARSVASQWEASTAPAP, from the coding sequence ATGCGACCGCTCCTCGCCGCCGCCCTGCTCCTGACCGCCGCCGCCCACGCCCAGGCCCCGTCGGCCCCGGCCAGGGCCGCCTCCCCGAAGGCCGCGCCAGAGAAGGCCGCGCCGGAGAAGGCCGCCCGGCCCCCCACGGAAGCGCCCTCCCCGGACGCCGCCCTCCTGAGGGGCCTGCTGTGGGCCGCGGAGCCGGCACCGGAGGAGATCCGCACGCTCGCCATCGAGGACCTGGCGCTCCTGGGGGACGCGCGCGCCCTGGACCCGCTGGCCGCGTACATCTGGGACCCGAACCCGCGCATCCAGCAGGCGGCGCTGCGCGCGGTGGCGCTCTTCCAGCACCGCCGCGCGGAGGAGATCCTGGGCAACGTCGTGCGCCACCCGCGCCTGCCGGACGCGCTGAAGATCCAGGCGCTGGGGGGCCTGCTCTACCAGCGCACCGCCACCGCGCGCCGGGTCGTGCAGGACGTGGCCGCGGACAGCCGCCTGGGCTACGCGGTGCAGAACGCCGCGCGCTCGGTGGCGTCTCAGTGGGAAGCCTCCACGGCCCCGGCCCCCTGA